The Mustelus asterias chromosome 23, sMusAst1.hap1.1, whole genome shotgun sequence genome window below encodes:
- the LOC144510494 gene encoding uncharacterized protein LOC144510494: protein MEGKWTVHRGKKPWKCEDCEEGFRSPSELETHRRIHSGERPFTCYLCAKGFARSSNLQAHQQIHTVERSFTCTECGKGFIHSSDLLQHQRIHSGERSFTCFECGNGFTCSSDLLIHQRGHTGERPFTCSECGKGFTRSSHLLKHQRIHTGERPFTCSECGKGFTQSSNLLQHQRVHTGKKPFPCPECGKEFTRSTGLQQHQRVHTGERPFTCSECGKGFTLSSNLLKHQRVHTDKRPFKCSDCEKFFKSTRDLMSHQRVHTDEKPFRCSHCGTGFKRSSLLTLHQRVHTGEKPFICSECGKRFTQLSNLLTHQRVHTGKRPFTCSQCGKGFTHSSNLLKHRRIHTDERPFKCSDCGKCFKGSRNLMSHQRVHTDDKAFRCSHCGTGFRRSSQLNVHQRLHSKEKLFISCE, encoded by the coding sequence atggaaggaaaatggACTGTTCACAGAGggaagaaaccatggaaatgtgaggactgtgaggAGGGATTCAGATCCCCTTCTGAACTAGAAACACATCGACgcattcactctggggagaggccattcacctgctactTGTGCGCGAAAGGATTTGCTcgatcatccaacctgcaggcacaccagcaaattcacacagtggagagatcattcacctgcaccgagtgtgggaaaggattcattcattcCTCTGACCTGCTacaacaccagcgcattcacagtggagagaggtcattcacctgctttgagtgtgggaatggattcacttGTTCCTCTgacctgctgatacaccagcggggtcacacaggggagagaccattcacctgctcggaatgtgggaagggattcactcggtcatcccatctTCTgaaacatcagcgaattcacactggggagaggccgttcacttgttccgaatgtgggaagggatttactcagtcatccaacctgctgcaacaccagcgagttcacactgggaagaagccATTCCCCTGCCCTGAATGTGGGAAAGAATTCACTCGATCAACAGGGCTGCaacaacaccagcgagttcacactggggagagaccatttacctgctccgagtgtgggaaaggattcactctctCATCCAACTTGctaaaacaccagcgagttcacaccgacaagagaccttttaaatgctcagactgcgAGAAGTTCTTTAAAAGTACCCGGGACCTGATGTCCcatcagcgtgttcacactgatgagaaaccgttcaggtgctctcactgtggtacTGGGTTCAAGAGGTCATCTCTGCTAACtctacaccagcgagttcacactggagagaaaccattcatctgctctgagtgtgggaagagattcactcaattGTCCAACCTGTTGacacaccagcgcgttcacactgggaagagaccattcacctgctcccagtgtgggaagggattcactcattcttccaacctgctgaaacaccggagaattcacactgatgagaggccttttaaatgctcagactgtgggaagtgctttaaagGTTCCAGGaacctgatgtcccatcaacgtgttcacactgatgacaaagcattcaggtgctctcactgtgggactgggttcagacgaTCATCTCAACTCAAtgtacaccagcgacttcactcAAAGGAGAAACTGTTTATCTCCTGTGAGTGA